Proteins encoded within one genomic window of Oryza glaberrima chromosome 12, OglaRS2, whole genome shotgun sequence:
- the LOC127757868 gene encoding HIPL2 protein-like: protein MEAGATRTGESREAALIQPPPATAAAPLRPCRRAPPSDPAAAAARIIPSSAKPTKFLDGKTPHQKNNDYALTSILALSGIVIAVLTSLGGMMVALGHGESSPAACLERVNIHEYFGMASRFADGLGRHLLFGDDSNIWLDTIPKHGNTLDDGKAAGRRPFLNASDIARQLGADDGLQIKGIEVHPEFATNGRFLISYIYSDRRSSKWWLVVAELSAQDSKKMDTIFTTELPQDQEVQLSGSNQGGQIFFKHTNNTSYIYIVIGHGVMIKSDAGYVDLSSDESSLLGKVIRVEIPETLPKTHQIVAKGIADPKGCNINPDDRRCIFCSLVVDGTAQVRLINIESVRETYTLIFNGSLPEITGGFKYDRASTDPSLERKYIFFFNSSMYTATEIPEGSGHYIYARITKVGCSKSSPKAACDPKSFTNSPGFVHFIGEDSNGDALLFTPMGIYRLVHPALCHYPTVVDDGAAASVGKHRRSPPAPAHWSMGKKVLVYGGAPSLFFAVVWAIWYCVYYIVLPALSPGTDGGGGGQQAPTVAVNNNLTVNNNFSCFNIRNFIRASQGARAQTIELQQAAAAE, encoded by the exons ATGGAGGCGGGGGCGACGAGGACGGGTGAGAGCCGGGAGGCGGCGCTCATCCAgcccccgccggccaccgccgcagcgCCTCTTCGTccttgccgccgcgcgccgccgtcagatccagcagcagcagcagctcgcaTTATTCCTTCGTCTGCAAAGCCGACCAAG TTCTTGGACGGAAAAACACCCCACCAGAAGAATAACGACTATGCCTTGACGTCAATCCTGGCGCTGTCCGGCATCGTCATCGCCGTTCTTACTTCACTGG GAGGAATGATGGTGGCGCTTGGGCATGGCGAGTCGTCTCCTGCGGCATGCCTTGAGAGAGTCAACATCCACGAGTACTTCGGCATGGCCAGCAGGTTCGCGGACGGCTTAGGCAGACACTTGCTCTTCGGCGATGACAGCAACATCTGGCTGGACACCATTCCGAAGCATGGAAACACCCTCGACGACGGCAAGGCAGCAGGAAGAAGACCGTTTCTCAACGCCAGCGACATAGCGCGTCAgctcggcgccgacgacggACTGCAGATCAAGGGCATCGAGGTGCACCCGGAGTTCGCCACAAATGGCCGTTTCCTTATCTCCTACATCTACAGCGACCGGCGATCGTCCAAGTGGTGGCTTGTCGTTGCCGAGTTGTCTGCGCAAGATTCCAAG AAAATGGACACAATCTTCACTACGGAGTTGCCCCAGGACCAGGAGGTTCAGTTATCTGGCTCCAACCAGGGAGGTCAGATTTTTTTCAAGCACACAAACAACACATCATACATATACATCGTCATCGGACATGGTGTGATGATAAAGTCTGATGCCGGCTACGTAGACTTGTCTTCGGATGAGAGCTCATTACTGGGCAAGGTTATTCGAGTGGAGATCCCAG AGACGTTGCCGAAGACTCATCAGATCGTGGCCAAGGGCATCGCTGACCCCAAGGGATGCAACATCAATCCCGACGACAGGCGGTGCATTTTCTGCAGCCTCGTCGTCGATGGAACCGCACAGGTGCGTTTGATCAACATCGAGAGTGTACGTGAAACCTACACTCTCATCTTCAACGGCAGCCTACCGGAGATAACTGGAGGTTTCAAGTACGATCGAGCCTCCACGGATCCTTCTCTGGAACGAAA gtacatcttcttcttcaactccaGCATGTACACTGCCACAGAGATCCCGGAAGGTAGCGGCCACTATATCTACGCGAGGATCACCAAGGTCGGCTGCTCCAAGAGCTCTCCCAAGGCCGCCTGTGACCCCAAAAGCTTCACTAATAGTCCGGGATTCGTCCATTTTATCGGCGAGGACAGCAACGGGGACGCCCTCTTGTTCACTCCCATGGGCATCTACCGACTCGTCCATCCCGCTCTGTGCCACTATCCCACCGTGGTCGACGACGGGGCCGCCGCCAGTGTCGGAAAACATCGTCGttctcctccggcgccggcgcattGGTCAATGGGGAAGAAAGTGTTGGTATATGGTGGAGCACCATCGTTGTTCTTTGCCGTCGTGTGGGCTATATGGTACTGCGTTTACTACATAGTATTGCCCGCCCTCTCTCCTGGAacagatggcggcggcggcggacagcaAGCACCAACAGTGGCGGTGAACAACAACTTGACGGTGAACAATAACTTCAGCTGCTTCAACATTCGTAATTTTATACGCGCCagccaaggcgcgcgcgcgcaaaCCATTGAGCttcagcaggcagcagcagcagaatga